GGCAGTTCTTCAAATCCATTCCGGAAGAATTGCTGGAGGCCGCCCGTATCGACGGGGCAGGGCCGTTCAAATTCTTCATCGATGTCATCATCCCCCTTTCGCGCACCATGATGGCGGCGATCTTCATCATCATGTTCGTTTATGGCTGGAACCAGTATCTCTGGCCGATGCTGATGACGACGGATGAGAGTTTCTTCACCCTGATGCGCGGCATCAAGTCGATCCTGCAGGTCTGGGTTGGTTCGCAAATTCCCGATTACAACGAAGCTTTCGCGCTCGCCGTTCTGGCCATGCTGCCGCCGGTGCTGATCGTCATCGTATTCCAGCGCTGGTTCATCAAGGGCCTCACCGAGAGCGATAAATAAGGAGACCGAAATGGCCGCTATAGAAATCAGTCAGGTCTGCAAGGATTATCATGGCGGCGTGCGCGCCGTGCATCACGTCGATATCGACATCAGGGATGGTGAGTTCATCGTTCTCGTCGGCCCCTCCGGCTGCGGCAAGTCAACGCTCCTGCGCATGGTTGCCGGGCTCGAGGACATCTCCGAAGGCACGGTGAAGATCGGCGACCGGGTGGTCAACCAGGCTGATCCCGCCGACCGCGATATTGCCATGGTGTTCCAGAATTACGCGCTTTATCCGCATATGTCGGTGCGTCAGAACCTGGAATATGGGCTTAAGAACCGCAAGACGCCGAAGACGGAGATCGATGAACGTGTGGCCGAAGCCGCCCGTATGCTGCAGCTCGAACCCTATCTGGATCGCAAACCGCGCGCCCTTTCCGGCGGCCAGCGGCAGCGTGTCGCCATGGGCCGTGCCATCGTTCGCAAACCGGCTGCCTTCCTGTTCGATGAGCCTCTGTCTAACCTCGATGCCAAGCTGCGCGTCTCGATGCGCGGTGAAATCAAGCGCCTGCAAAAACGCCTCGGCACCACCTCCATCTATGTCACCCATGATCAGCTAGAGGCCATGACGCTGGCTGATCGTCTGGTAGTGCTGAATGGCGGCCGCATCGAACAGATCGGCGCGCCGCTTGATGTCTATCACACCCCCGCATCCACCTTCGTCGCCAGCTTCATCGGCTCTCCCGCCATGAACCTGCTGAATGCCGAACTGCATGGCGATAGCCTCGCCATCGGTCCGTCACTGTTTGCACTGAACGGTTTTGCCCCCGCTTCGGGGTCGGTGACGGTGGGCATGCGGGCGGAGGATTTCCGCATTGCCGCGGCGGGCGAGCAGGGCCTTGCGCTGCGCGTCGATTATATCGAGGAGCTGGGTTCGCAGCGCCTCGTGCATGGCATGATCGGCGATCAGAACCTGACAGTGGCTTTCCCGCCGGATGTCGAGGTTCCGGCTGCATTGTCGGTAACGATAGCGCCGGAAAAACTGCACTTCTTCTCCAACGAAACCGGCAAGCGCATCGCCGGTAAGGCGGAGCAGGTCCAGGTACAGTCCGCTCAGCTGGCAACGGCCTGATCACGTCGGAAGAAATCGGCGCGATGACTAAAATTGCGCCGATTGTCAAAACCGCTTTGTTACGATCCCGATGATAGAAGACCTCCAATATTTCACGGGGGTTTTCTCATATGTCGTTCAAAATGATGTTCGCGGCGGCTGCAACCATGGCGATCCGCACGATGCCAATATTGCCGGCCTATCTGCGCGGAGTAAAAGACGAGGCCGTTGTCAGCGCATCCTGCACCGATCTGCGACTTCAGCCAGCCCCCATCAATCCTGACTGGATCATCTCCGGCGATCCCCAGGCGCGCGCGGCCGATCATTCCCGAAGCGGTGACCGCGCTTCCAGCACCGCCATGTGGGATTGCACGGCCGGTGAATTCCGCTGGTTCTTCGGCTGGGATGAAACCGTCTATATTCTGGAAGGCGAGGTGCATGTGACGGCCGAAGACGGTTCGGTCAGCATCCTGCGGGTTGGCGACGTCGCCTATTTCCGGGCGGGAACATGGGCCACCTGGCGGGTGGATGACTATGTCCGCAAGGTTGCCTTCATGCGTCGTCCATTCCCCCGGGCGCTGGCGCTGGCCTATCGCGTCAAGAACAAGCTGTTTTCCGGCAGTTCCTACAAGCTGGCGGCCTGAAACGGTAAAACAATTCAAACGACGGGGCCTTCCGGCTCCGTCGGGGGAATTGTGAAGGTTCAATAAAACTCACACAAAGCACCGCTTGCAGCAGTTGCGTTTGAATGGTCGCTGCCCTACATCTTCAGGGTTTTCTGAAGCATTTCCGGGTCTCTCCCGGGCTTGCCGGGAAGCTTGAAAAGACGGGACAATGGGCATTGTGGGCCGCAGGGCATCCCTATGCTGCAAGAGGAACATGCGCATGGCGAAGATCAAGAACGTCGCGATCCAGATGGATCATGTCTCCGGCATCAACATTGCCGGTGATTCCACTTTCGCCATGAGCCTTGAGGCGCAGGCGCGTGGATACCGGCTGTTCCACTATACGCCCGACCGTCTTTCCATGCGTGACGGCAAGATTTACGCCACCGTCGAGCAGATGGAGTTGCGCGACATAAAGGGCGACCATTTCTCGCTGTCGGAACCGGAGCGCGTTGATCTTTCGACCATGGATGTCATCCATCTGCGTCAGGATCCGCCATTCGACATGGCCTATATCACCTCCACCCATCTGCTGGAGCGTATTCATCCTAGGACGCTTGTTGTCAATGACCCCGCCTGGGTGCGCAACTCGCCGGAAAAGATTTTCGTCACTGAATTCGCTGATCTGATGCCGAAGACCTTGATCACCAAGGACGTGGCCGAGATCGCCCGGTTCCGCAATGAAATGGGCGATATCATCCTCAAGCCGCTTTATGGCAATGGCGGTGCGGGTGTCTTCCATTCGGCGCGTGACGACCGCAATTTCTCCTCGCTGCTGGAAATGTTCGGCCAGATGTTCCGTGAGCCTTACATCGCCCAGGAATATCTGCCTGACGTCCGTAAGGGCGACAAGCGCATCCTTTTGGTGGATGGCGAGCCGGTGGGCGCAATCAACCGCGTGCCGGCGGAAAACGATGCCCGCTCCAACATGCATGCCGGTGGCCGGCCAGAGCCGACGGAACTGACGGCGCGCGAGAAGGAAATCTGCCGCCGCATTGGTCCCGCCCTGCGCGAGCGTGGTTTCCTTTTTGTTGGTATCGATGTGATCGGCGATTATCTCACGGAGATCAACGTCACCTCACCGACGGGCATTCGTGAGGTGCAGAAATTCGGCGGTGCCGATGTGGCAAGCCTGTTGTGGGACGCCATCGAGAAAAAGCGCGAAGCTCAGGATTTCTGAGGCGATTTCCGATCGAACTCCGTTTGTTCCGTGGGTGCAACTAGATACAACTAAAATACATCGCCCGCGTGAAATTGTTCACCGGATGTTCTTGTTTTATTCTTTGCCTTATGGCACGTTGCTTGCGGGTGGCCGCCACAGGGCATGAAGCTCTGATGTCGTGGCCGGTTTGCGGGGGCAGGCCATGGTGGCGAAGGTCAATACGGTTGCATTTCAGGGCATAGAGGGTGTGCCCGTCGAGGTGCAGGTCATGGTCGCACCCGGAAAGGTCGGCATCCAGATCGTCGGCCTGCCGGACAAGGCGGTGGCCGAAAGCCGGGAGCGGGTGCAGGCGGCACTACATGCTTCGGGTCTGGCGCTTCCGGCAAAAAAGGTGACCGTCAATCTCGCGCCTGCCGATCTGCCAAAGGAAGGCTCGCATTTCGATCTTCCAATTGCTCTGGGGCTCATGGCCGCTTTGGG
The Agrobacterium cucumeris DNA segment above includes these coding regions:
- a CDS encoding sn-glycerol-3-phosphate import ATP-binding protein UgpC gives rise to the protein MAAIEISQVCKDYHGGVRAVHHVDIDIRDGEFIVLVGPSGCGKSTLLRMVAGLEDISEGTVKIGDRVVNQADPADRDIAMVFQNYALYPHMSVRQNLEYGLKNRKTPKTEIDERVAEAARMLQLEPYLDRKPRALSGGQRQRVAMGRAIVRKPAAFLFDEPLSNLDAKLRVSMRGEIKRLQKRLGTTSIYVTHDQLEAMTLADRLVVLNGGRIEQIGAPLDVYHTPASTFVASFIGSPAMNLLNAELHGDSLAIGPSLFALNGFAPASGSVTVGMRAEDFRIAAAGEQGLALRVDYIEELGSQRLVHGMIGDQNLTVAFPPDVEVPAALSVTIAPEKLHFFSNETGKRIAGKAEQVQVQSAQLATA
- a CDS encoding cupin domain-containing protein — translated: MSFKMMFAAAATMAIRTMPILPAYLRGVKDEAVVSASCTDLRLQPAPINPDWIISGDPQARAADHSRSGDRASSTAMWDCTAGEFRWFFGWDETVYILEGEVHVTAEDGSVSILRVGDVAYFRAGTWATWRVDDYVRKVAFMRRPFPRALALAYRVKNKLFSGSSYKLAA
- the gshB gene encoding glutathione synthase; amino-acid sequence: MAKIKNVAIQMDHVSGINIAGDSTFAMSLEAQARGYRLFHYTPDRLSMRDGKIYATVEQMELRDIKGDHFSLSEPERVDLSTMDVIHLRQDPPFDMAYITSTHLLERIHPRTLVVNDPAWVRNSPEKIFVTEFADLMPKTLITKDVAEIARFRNEMGDIILKPLYGNGGAGVFHSARDDRNFSSLLEMFGQMFREPYIAQEYLPDVRKGDKRILLVDGEPVGAINRVPAENDARSNMHAGGRPEPTELTAREKEICRRIGPALRERGFLFVGIDVIGDYLTEINVTSPTGIREVQKFGGADVASLLWDAIEKKREAQDF